The following proteins are encoded in a genomic region of Bicyclus anynana chromosome 12, ilBicAnyn1.1, whole genome shotgun sequence:
- the LOC112049766 gene encoding probable phosphoserine aminotransferase isoform X3 yields MSNIHNFGAGPAKLPSEVFDELEEELVNFNGTGISLMETSHRSATYIKLNAEIQDVVRRLLNVPQNYKILFLQGGGQGQFAGVPLNLMSRTGTADYVITGVEYDFIPNTNGVPLVADMCSNIMSKKFDITKFGAVYGCAQKNIGTAGVTMVIVREDLLNQAMPACPSVFDWTLTAKNNSILNTPPMQAIEVMGRVLKWIERNGKLEKMEELAVKKSSMIYDYIDQSNGFYYAPVEKRFRSKMNIPFRVGPPKGDVDLENQFIEDAEKQGLIQLRGHSLVGGIRVSVYNSVTVEDVEVLLRFMKEFFKQHAK; encoded by the exons ATGTCCAACATTCACAATTTTGGTGCCGGACCAGCGAAATTACCATCCGAG GTGTTCGACGAACTGGAGGAGGAACTGGTCAACTTTAATGGCACGGGCATAAGTTTAATGGAAACTAGCCACAGATCGGCCACTTACATAAAGCTGAATGCGGAAATACAAGATGTTGTTCGAAGACTGTT gAATGTTCCTCAAAACTACAAAATTCTCTTTTTGCAAGGCGGTGGACAGGGCCAATTCGCTGGAGTACCACTTAACCTAATGTCCAGGACTGGCACAGCAGATTATGTTATTACAG GCGTGGAGTATGACTTTATACCGAATACAAATGGAGTGCCTCTAGTTGCTGACATGTGTTCGAATATTATGTCGAAAAAGTTCGATATAACAAAG TTCGGAGCCGTTTATGGGTGTGCTCAGAAAAATATTGGAACTGCGGGAGTCACAATGGTCATCGTCAGGGAGGATCTTTTGAATCAAGCTATGCCGGCGTGTCCATCAGTATTTGATTGGACGCTTACTGCGAAGAACAATTCAATATTGAACACACCGCCTATGCAAGC GATCGAGGTTATGGGGAGAGTACTTAAATGGATTGAGCGAAACGGGAAGTTAGAGAAGATGGAAGAGTTGGCCGTGAAAAAGTCCTCTATGATTTACGACTACATTGATCAATCTAATGGATTCTATTACGCTCCAGTCGAGAAGAGATTCAGGAGTAAAATGAACATCCCATTCAGAGTTGGTCCACCGAAAGGTGACGTGGACTTAGAGAATCAATTTATAGAAGACGCCGAAAAACAAGGACTAATACAATTGAGAGGGCACAG cCTTGTAGGTGGAATACGAGTCTCCGTTTACAATTCGGTCACTGTTGAAGATGTCGAAGTTCTTCTCCGGTTCATGAAAGAGTTCTTTAAGCAACatgcaaaataa
- the LOC112049766 gene encoding probable phosphoserine aminotransferase isoform X1 — protein MSNIHNFGAGPAKLPSEVFDELEEELVNFNGTGISLMETSHRSATYIKLNAEIQDVVRRLLNVPQNYKILFLQGGGQGQFAGVPLNLMSRTGTADYVITGIWSVIAAREARKYGNVRFATPQQDSYVNIPDLSTWDLDPNASYVHICDNETIDGVEYDFIPNTNGVPLVADMCSNIMSKKFDITKFGAVYGCAQKNIGTAGVTMVIVREDLLNQAMPACPSVFDWTLTAKNNSILNTPPMQAIEVMGRVLKWIERNGKLEKMEELAVKKSSMIYDYIDQSNGFYYAPVEKRFRSKMNIPFRVGPPKGDVDLENQFIEDAEKQGLIQLRGHSLVGGIRVSVYNSVTVEDVEVLLRFMKEFFKQHAK, from the exons ATGTCCAACATTCACAATTTTGGTGCCGGACCAGCGAAATTACCATCCGAG GTGTTCGACGAACTGGAGGAGGAACTGGTCAACTTTAATGGCACGGGCATAAGTTTAATGGAAACTAGCCACAGATCGGCCACTTACATAAAGCTGAATGCGGAAATACAAGATGTTGTTCGAAGACTGTT gAATGTTCCTCAAAACTACAAAATTCTCTTTTTGCAAGGCGGTGGACAGGGCCAATTCGCTGGAGTACCACTTAACCTAATGTCCAGGACTGGCACAGCAGATTATGTTATTACAG gtaTTTGGTCAGTAATAGCAGCACGGGAAGCACGGAAATACGGCAACGTTCGTTTCGCCACCCCTCAACAAGATAGTTACGTGAACATACCCGACCTGTCAACGTGGGACTTGGACCCCAATGCCTCTTACGTTCATATCTGTGACAATGAGACTATTGACG GCGTGGAGTATGACTTTATACCGAATACAAATGGAGTGCCTCTAGTTGCTGACATGTGTTCGAATATTATGTCGAAAAAGTTCGATATAACAAAG TTCGGAGCCGTTTATGGGTGTGCTCAGAAAAATATTGGAACTGCGGGAGTCACAATGGTCATCGTCAGGGAGGATCTTTTGAATCAAGCTATGCCGGCGTGTCCATCAGTATTTGATTGGACGCTTACTGCGAAGAACAATTCAATATTGAACACACCGCCTATGCAAGC GATCGAGGTTATGGGGAGAGTACTTAAATGGATTGAGCGAAACGGGAAGTTAGAGAAGATGGAAGAGTTGGCCGTGAAAAAGTCCTCTATGATTTACGACTACATTGATCAATCTAATGGATTCTATTACGCTCCAGTCGAGAAGAGATTCAGGAGTAAAATGAACATCCCATTCAGAGTTGGTCCACCGAAAGGTGACGTGGACTTAGAGAATCAATTTATAGAAGACGCCGAAAAACAAGGACTAATACAATTGAGAGGGCACAG cCTTGTAGGTGGAATACGAGTCTCCGTTTACAATTCGGTCACTGTTGAAGATGTCGAAGTTCTTCTCCGGTTCATGAAAGAGTTCTTTAAGCAACatgcaaaataa
- the LOC112049766 gene encoding probable phosphoserine aminotransferase isoform X2, which translates to MSNIHNFGAGPAKLPSEVFDELEEELVNFNGTGISLMETSHRSATYIKLNAEIQDVVRRLLNVPQNYKILFLQGGGQGQFAGVPLNLMSRTGTADYVITGIWSVIAAREARKYGNVRFATPQQDSYVNIPDLSTWDLDPNASYVHICDNETIDGVEYDFIPNTNGVPLVADMCSNIMSKKFDITKFGAVYGCAQKNIGTAGVTMVIVREDLLNQAMPACPSVFDWTLTAKNNSILNTPPMQAIEVMGRVLKWIERNGKLEKMEELAVKKSSMIYDYIDQSNGFYYAPVEKRFRSKMNIPFRVGPPKGDVDLENQFIEDAEKQGLIQLRGHRWNTSLRLQFGHC; encoded by the exons ATGTCCAACATTCACAATTTTGGTGCCGGACCAGCGAAATTACCATCCGAG GTGTTCGACGAACTGGAGGAGGAACTGGTCAACTTTAATGGCACGGGCATAAGTTTAATGGAAACTAGCCACAGATCGGCCACTTACATAAAGCTGAATGCGGAAATACAAGATGTTGTTCGAAGACTGTT gAATGTTCCTCAAAACTACAAAATTCTCTTTTTGCAAGGCGGTGGACAGGGCCAATTCGCTGGAGTACCACTTAACCTAATGTCCAGGACTGGCACAGCAGATTATGTTATTACAG gtaTTTGGTCAGTAATAGCAGCACGGGAAGCACGGAAATACGGCAACGTTCGTTTCGCCACCCCTCAACAAGATAGTTACGTGAACATACCCGACCTGTCAACGTGGGACTTGGACCCCAATGCCTCTTACGTTCATATCTGTGACAATGAGACTATTGACG GCGTGGAGTATGACTTTATACCGAATACAAATGGAGTGCCTCTAGTTGCTGACATGTGTTCGAATATTATGTCGAAAAAGTTCGATATAACAAAG TTCGGAGCCGTTTATGGGTGTGCTCAGAAAAATATTGGAACTGCGGGAGTCACAATGGTCATCGTCAGGGAGGATCTTTTGAATCAAGCTATGCCGGCGTGTCCATCAGTATTTGATTGGACGCTTACTGCGAAGAACAATTCAATATTGAACACACCGCCTATGCAAGC GATCGAGGTTATGGGGAGAGTACTTAAATGGATTGAGCGAAACGGGAAGTTAGAGAAGATGGAAGAGTTGGCCGTGAAAAAGTCCTCTATGATTTACGACTACATTGATCAATCTAATGGATTCTATTACGCTCCAGTCGAGAAGAGATTCAGGAGTAAAATGAACATCCCATTCAGAGTTGGTCCACCGAAAGGTGACGTGGACTTAGAGAATCAATTTATAGAAGACGCCGAAAAACAAGGACTAATACAATTGAGAGGGCACAG GTGGAATACGAGTCTCCGTTTACAATTCGGTCACTGTTGA
- the LOC112049758 gene encoding GRIP and coiled-coil domain-containing protein-like isoform X2, producing MENDCYRAQIQAIQTKCEEQAKELEKAKTDNETLENKGKDLQEKVNEYHKEVESLKTLLLEADARTEKLSLELRETIDQRDNHLRKVDHLEAEIVILSKNLNDTEIYLSNYKDAAEDKNKKQLEIIEVKSNELEHKTSEHLQAINQLEKVKKKSEKLQKQLEAVNRKMQQEREENKIMRAHWEAEMKAKDESLSKEMSKFLQARTESDHEKSALQKKIDELETRITNIIKEASEIPRHVTAELTPQRAQVEAQPLKRVDSLLDGMFQYSSERSVDYLDSAKVQQHFAMFLHGEPAPANSLAALKRDNPDSLVAGARTQRPRTNSPVLNVTKPNSPVKEHRYFAMFAREEPEPANSQAAFKRDNPDSLVAGTRTQRPRTYPPVPVQKEPKPVAPKERRFFKTRKTSVKKN from the exons ATGGAAAACGACTGCTATAGAGCACAAATACAG GCAATTCAAACAAAGTGTGAAGAACAAGCTAAAGAACTGGAAAAGGCAAAAACAGACAACGAAACCCTGGAAAATAAAGGAAAGGATTTGCAAGAG aaagtgAATGAATACCACAAAGAAGTAGAGTCACTAAAGACTCTGCTCTTGGAAGCGGACGCACGGACAGAGAAACTGTCGCTGGAGCTTAGGGAGACGATTGACCAGCGTGACAACCACTTACGCAAAGTTGATCACTTGGAAGCCGAAATCGTTATCTTGAGCAAGAATCTCAACGATACCGAGatatatttatcaaattataa AGATGCCGCCgaagataaaaacaaaaaacaattggAAATAATTGAAGTAAAGAGCAATGAGTTGGAACACAAAACATCTGAGCATCTCCAAGCTATCAACCAATTGgagaaagtaaaaaagaaaagtgaAAAGCTGCAGAAGCAATTGGAAGCCGTTAATAGGAAGATGCAGCAGGAACGAGAAGAAAACAAGATAATGCGCGCGCACTGGGAAGCTGAAATGAAG GCCAAGGATGAGTCGCTCTCAAAAGAAATGTCGAAGTTCTTGCAAGCGAGGACCGAATCG GACCATGAGAAGAGTGCGCTGCAAAAGAAGATCGACGAGTTAGAGACAAGAATAACCAACATAATAAAGGAGGCATCGGAGATTCCGCGGCATGTGACCGCCGAGCTCACTCCGCAGCGCGCG CAGGTAGAGGCTCAACCGCTAAAGCGGGTCGATTCTCTCCTCGACGGTATGTTCCAGTACTCTAGTGAGCGCAGCGTCGATTATTTGGAT TCGGCGAAGGTACAACAACACTTCGCAATGTTCCTCCACGGAGAGCCCGCGCCCGCTAACTCTCTGGCGGCTCTCAAGCGCGACAACCCAGACTCTCTGGTGGCGGGCGCTCGGACACAACGCCCGCGCACAAACTCTCCGGTGCTGAACGTGACTAAGCCGAACTCT CCGGTGAAGGAGCATCGTTACTTCGCGATGTTCGCCCGCGAGGAGCCCGAGCCCGCTAACTCTCAGGCGGCTTTCAAGCGTGACAACCCAGACTCTCTGGTAGCGGGGACTCGGACACAACGCCCGCGCACATACCCGCCGGTGCCGGTGCAGAAAGAGCCCAAGCCT GTCGCGCCAAAAGAACGACGTTTTTTCAAAACTCGCAAGACTTCGGTCAAgaagaattaa
- the LOC112049758 gene encoding golgin subfamily B member 1-like isoform X1, which yields MENDCYRAQIQAIQTKCEEQAKELEKAKTDNETLENKGKDLQEKVNEYHKEVESLKTLLLEADARTEKLSLELRETIDQRDNHLRKVDHLEAEIVILSKNLNDTEIYLSNYKDAAEDKNKKQLEIIEVKSNELEHKTSEHLQAINQLEKVKKKSEKLQKQLEAVNRKMQQEREENKIMRAHWEAEMKAKDESLSKEMSKFLQARTESDHEKSALQKKIDELETRITNIIKEASEIPRHVTAELTPQRAQVEAQPLKRVDSLLDGMFQYSSERSVDYLDSAKVQQHFAMFLHGEPAPANSLAALKRDNPDSLVAGARTQRPRTNSPVLNVTKPNSPVKEHRYFAMFAREEPEPANSQAAFKRDNPDSLVAGTRTQRPRTYPPVPVQKEPKPPVKEHRYFAMFAREEPEPANSLAALKRDHPDSLVASARTQHPRTDPSVPVQKEPKPVAPKERRFFKTRKTSVKKN from the exons ATGGAAAACGACTGCTATAGAGCACAAATACAG GCAATTCAAACAAAGTGTGAAGAACAAGCTAAAGAACTGGAAAAGGCAAAAACAGACAACGAAACCCTGGAAAATAAAGGAAAGGATTTGCAAGAG aaagtgAATGAATACCACAAAGAAGTAGAGTCACTAAAGACTCTGCTCTTGGAAGCGGACGCACGGACAGAGAAACTGTCGCTGGAGCTTAGGGAGACGATTGACCAGCGTGACAACCACTTACGCAAAGTTGATCACTTGGAAGCCGAAATCGTTATCTTGAGCAAGAATCTCAACGATACCGAGatatatttatcaaattataa AGATGCCGCCgaagataaaaacaaaaaacaattggAAATAATTGAAGTAAAGAGCAATGAGTTGGAACACAAAACATCTGAGCATCTCCAAGCTATCAACCAATTGgagaaagtaaaaaagaaaagtgaAAAGCTGCAGAAGCAATTGGAAGCCGTTAATAGGAAGATGCAGCAGGAACGAGAAGAAAACAAGATAATGCGCGCGCACTGGGAAGCTGAAATGAAG GCCAAGGATGAGTCGCTCTCAAAAGAAATGTCGAAGTTCTTGCAAGCGAGGACCGAATCG GACCATGAGAAGAGTGCGCTGCAAAAGAAGATCGACGAGTTAGAGACAAGAATAACCAACATAATAAAGGAGGCATCGGAGATTCCGCGGCATGTGACCGCCGAGCTCACTCCGCAGCGCGCG CAGGTAGAGGCTCAACCGCTAAAGCGGGTCGATTCTCTCCTCGACGGTATGTTCCAGTACTCTAGTGAGCGCAGCGTCGATTATTTGGAT TCGGCGAAGGTACAACAACACTTCGCAATGTTCCTCCACGGAGAGCCCGCGCCCGCTAACTCTCTGGCGGCTCTCAAGCGCGACAACCCAGACTCTCTGGTGGCGGGCGCTCGGACACAACGCCCGCGCACAAACTCTCCGGTGCTGAACGTGACTAAGCCGAACTCT CCGGTGAAGGAGCATCGTTACTTCGCGATGTTCGCCCGCGAGGAGCCCGAGCCCGCTAACTCTCAGGCGGCTTTCAAGCGTGACAACCCAGACTCTCTGGTAGCGGGGACTCGGACACAACGCCCGCGCACATACCCGCCGGTGCCGGTGCAGAAAGAGCCCAAGCCT CCGGTGAAGGAGCATCGTTACTTCGCGATGTTCGCCCGCGAGGAGCCCGAGCCCGCTAACTCTCTGGCGGCTCTCAAGCGTGACCACCCAGACTCTTTGGTAGCGAGCGCTCGGACACAACACCCGCGCACAGACCCGTCGGTGCCGGTGCAGAAAGAGCCTAAGCCT GTCGCGCCAAAAGAACGACGTTTTTTCAAAACTCGCAAGACTTCGGTCAAgaagaattaa
- the LOC128198568 gene encoding tropomyosin-like translates to MDINTIERISNRKRLGEDLSQVQEKVKKENVELIKLQVAQDSAHWELKERLAQLRGEHERLQQNMLQLQMQYEELSARHQDELRHRAETLNKLNATRKIAEVLEGLTQQCKEASSRTEANLAALCETYARSDLVVCGLQREHVAIRESAERNVNELVEKMKLKSERQKQLKQEYAEYQQVANTELGNMKNELKGKETLVEKLKQQLAAAEININKVTIRTRISLEISLQ, encoded by the exons ATGGATATTAATACTATAGAAAGAATTTCTAATAGAAAAAGATTAGGTGAAGACCTGAGCCAGGTGCAAGAGAAagtaaaaaaggaaaatgtcgaGCTAATAAAATTACag GTAGCGCAAGACAGTGCGCATTGGGAGCTGAAGGAGCGGCTCGCGCAGCTGCGGGGCGAGCACGAGCGCCTGCAGCAGAACATGCTGCAGCTGCAGATGCAGTACGAGGAGCTGTCCGCGCGCCACCAGGACGAGCTGCGCCACCGCGCAGAGACCCTCAACAA ACTGAACGCCACGCGCAAGATCGCCGAAGTTCTGGAGGGGCTAACGCAGCAGTGCAAGGAGGCGTCTTCGCGCACCGAAGCGAACCTGGCGGCGCTGTGCGAAACTTACGCGCGCTCCGACTTGGTGGTATGCGGCCTGCAGCGCGAGCACGTCGCCATTCGTGAGAGCGCCGAGCGGAATGTAAACGAATTGGTGGAGAAGA TGAAACTCAAGAGCGAGCGTCAGAAGCAACTCAAGCAAGAGTACGCCGAGTATCAACAGGTCGCCAACACTGAGTTAGGTAATATGAAGAATGAGCTCAAAGGGAAAGAGACGCTTGTAGAAAAACTCAAGCAACAGCTTGCAGCAGCTGAGATCAACATTAACAAGGTAACTATTCGTACTAGAATAAGCCTAGAGATCTCCCTACAATAG